In Hymenobacter sublimis, a single genomic region encodes these proteins:
- the ftsY gene encoding signal recognition particle-docking protein FtsY produces MGLFDFFKKDKESKEQQQALDEGLQKTKTSFFDQLSKAVVGKSTVDEAVLDDLETLLVHADVGIDTTVKVIDRIEKRVARDKYVSTSELDRILREEIADLLDRNSSATGSRAILDRPDNTGQPFVIMVVGVNGVGKTTTIGKLAHRFHSAGKKVVLGAADTFRAAAVDQLIIWGQRVGVPVISHGMNTDPASVAYDAVKKGVEMQADVVIIDTAGRLHNKVNLMNELSKIKRVMQKVIPDAPHEVLLVLDGSTGQNAFLQAKEFTKATEVSALAITKLDGTAKGGVVIGISDQLQVPVRYIGVGEKMTDLQLFDRHTFVNSLFKK; encoded by the coding sequence ATGGGACTTTTCGATTTTTTCAAGAAGGACAAGGAAAGCAAGGAGCAGCAGCAGGCCCTCGATGAAGGGCTGCAGAAAACTAAAACCAGCTTCTTCGATCAGCTCAGCAAAGCCGTGGTGGGTAAAAGCACCGTGGATGAGGCCGTACTCGACGACCTGGAAACCCTGCTGGTGCATGCCGATGTCGGGATTGATACCACCGTGAAGGTGATTGACCGCATCGAAAAGCGCGTGGCCCGCGACAAATACGTGAGCACCTCCGAGCTGGACCGCATCCTGCGCGAGGAAATTGCCGATTTGCTGGACCGCAACAGCAGCGCCACGGGCTCCCGCGCCATCCTTGATCGGCCCGATAACACTGGTCAGCCCTTCGTGATTATGGTGGTAGGCGTAAATGGCGTGGGCAAAACCACCACCATCGGCAAGCTGGCCCACCGCTTCCACTCGGCGGGCAAGAAGGTAGTGCTGGGCGCTGCCGATACCTTCCGGGCTGCCGCCGTGGACCAGCTCATCATCTGGGGGCAGCGGGTAGGCGTGCCGGTTATTTCGCACGGCATGAACACTGACCCCGCCTCCGTGGCCTATGACGCCGTGAAGAAAGGCGTGGAAATGCAAGCCGATGTAGTCATTATTGACACGGCCGGTCGCCTGCACAACAAGGTGAACCTGATGAACGAGCTCAGCAAGATCAAGCGGGTGATGCAGAAGGTGATTCCGGATGCGCCCCACGAAGTCCTGCTCGTGCTCGATGGTAGTACCGGCCAAAATGCCTTCCTGCAAGCCAAGGAGTTTACCAAAGCCACCGAGGTATCGGCCCTGGCCATTACCAAGCTCGACGGCACGGCTAAAGGCGGCGTGGTCATCGGTATTTCCGATCAGCTGCAGGTACCAGTGCGCTACATCGGGGTAGGCGAGAAGATGACTGATTTGCAGCTTTTCGACCGCCACACCTTCGTAAACTCACTGTTCAAGAAGTAG
- a CDS encoding DUF4295 domain-containing protein, translating to MAKKVVATLKTAGGKDWAKVIRAVKSEKTGAYTFKEEMVPVDKVQEYIATGVK from the coding sequence ATGGCTAAGAAAGTAGTAGCTACCCTGAAAACTGCCGGCGGCAAGGACTGGGCGAAAGTTATCCGTGCTGTGAAATCGGAGAAAACCGGCGCTTACACCTTCAAAGAGGAAATGGTGCCCGTTGATAAAGTGCAGGAATACATCGCCACTGGCGTTAAGTAA
- the rpmG gene encoding 50S ribosomal protein L33, which yields MAKKGNRVQVILECTEHKNSGQPGTSRYITTKNRKNTPERIELKKFNSVLKKMTVHKEIK from the coding sequence ATGGCTAAGAAAGGCAACCGGGTGCAGGTAATCCTTGAATGCACTGAGCATAAGAACTCGGGGCAGCCGGGCACCTCGCGCTACATCACCACCAAGAATCGTAAGAACACTCCTGAGCGCATTGAACTGAAGAAGTTCAACTCCGTGCTCAAGAAGATGACCGTTCACAAGGAAATCAAGTAA
- a CDS encoding aminopeptidase P family protein: MPISLLPKPAHLLLLAGLLLAAPSAQAQRAAGPDRPADFLSPSFHKQRRELLRQALPAGSVAVLFAAPVRNRANDVDFTYHQSPDFYYLTGYTEPDAVLVLFKEPQTVKGQAGVTEALFVQPRDPQAEQWTGRRLGTEGAKQQLQVQFVADNKEFATAGIGWAGFAHIMYSPLATDVRDDSRDPADLYNLLASFRQQAALPADVNPVVAEAQQLIQQRGLTGAARLVPYLQNLTQTQPALAQDAYVQGYLNAKTDAERQKAVANRPASRFDTQVLDAALAQLREVKTPEELVLLRRAVRISAVGQQEVMKATRPEMGEMELQGVHEYVYKKYGAEFEGYPSIVGAGGNACILHYTENDKPQVKNDLLLMDCGAEYHGYTADVTRTIPPSGKFSPAQRQIYELVLAAQEAGFAACKPGNEFQAPNKAAQQVVAEGLLRLGIIKKPEEARKYFPHGTSHYLGLDVHDSGTYGPLRAGSVITVEPGIYIPEGSPCDKKWWNIGVRIEDDVLITTMGYENLSREAPRTVAEVESLMAKPSALDDFTLPALK; encoded by the coding sequence ATGCCTATCTCGCTGCTGCCCAAGCCCGCTCATCTTCTCCTGCTCGCGGGCCTGCTCCTAGCGGCTCCCTCGGCCCAGGCCCAGCGCGCCGCCGGCCCCGACCGCCCGGCCGATTTTCTGTCGCCCTCATTTCACAAGCAGCGGCGGGAGTTGCTGCGCCAAGCTTTGCCGGCCGGCTCAGTAGCGGTGCTATTTGCCGCCCCGGTGCGCAACCGCGCCAACGACGTCGATTTCACCTACCACCAGAGTCCCGATTTTTACTACTTGACTGGCTATACTGAGCCGGACGCGGTACTGGTGCTGTTCAAGGAGCCACAGACCGTTAAAGGGCAAGCAGGCGTTACGGAAGCCCTGTTCGTGCAACCCCGCGACCCCCAAGCCGAACAGTGGACTGGCCGTCGGCTGGGCACGGAGGGCGCCAAGCAGCAGCTACAGGTGCAGTTTGTAGCCGATAACAAGGAGTTTGCAACCGCCGGCATTGGGTGGGCTGGCTTCGCCCACATCATGTACTCGCCCCTGGCCACGGACGTGCGCGACGACAGCCGGGACCCCGCCGACCTATACAACCTTCTCGCCTCGTTTCGGCAGCAGGCCGCCCTCCCTGCCGATGTAAACCCCGTCGTGGCGGAGGCTCAGCAGCTTATTCAGCAGCGTGGCCTGACGGGTGCGGCGCGGCTGGTCCCTTACCTCCAGAACCTAACCCAAACTCAGCCCGCTCTAGCCCAGGATGCCTACGTGCAAGGGTACCTGAACGCCAAAACCGACGCCGAGCGCCAGAAAGCTGTGGCTAACCGCCCCGCCAGCCGCTTCGACACGCAAGTGCTTGATGCGGCGCTGGCCCAGTTGCGGGAAGTAAAAACCCCCGAGGAACTTGTCCTCCTGCGCCGGGCCGTGCGCATTAGCGCCGTGGGCCAGCAGGAGGTAATGAAGGCAACCCGTCCTGAAATGGGCGAAATGGAGCTGCAAGGCGTGCACGAGTACGTGTACAAAAAGTACGGGGCCGAGTTCGAGGGCTACCCCAGCATTGTGGGGGCTGGTGGCAACGCCTGCATTCTGCACTACACCGAAAACGACAAGCCCCAAGTAAAAAACGACCTGCTGCTGATGGATTGCGGCGCCGAATACCACGGCTATACTGCTGATGTTACGCGCACTATTCCGCCCTCCGGCAAATTCAGCCCGGCCCAGCGCCAGATTTACGAGTTGGTGCTGGCCGCTCAAGAAGCTGGATTTGCTGCCTGCAAGCCCGGCAATGAGTTTCAAGCTCCCAACAAGGCTGCCCAGCAGGTAGTAGCGGAAGGGCTACTTCGGTTAGGTATTATCAAGAAGCCGGAGGAAGCCCGCAAGTACTTTCCACACGGCACCAGCCACTACCTAGGCCTCGATGTGCATGATTCCGGTACTTATGGTCCGTTGCGCGCAGGTAGCGTAATCACTGTGGAACCAGGTATTTACATCCCCGAAGGCAGCCCCTGTGACAAGAAGTGGTGGAACATCGGTGTGCGCATCGAGGACGACGTACTAATTACGACCATGGGCTACGAAAATCTCTCGCGGGAAGCCCCGCGTACCGTGGCAGAAGTAGAAAGCTTAATGGCCAAGCCCAGCGCTTTGGATGATTTCACGCTGCCTGCACTCAAGTAG
- the rpmB gene encoding 50S ribosomal protein L28 has translation MARVCDLTGKRTRVGNNVSHANNKTKRKFYPNLQKKRFYIPEQDAWVTLKVAASTIRTINKNGIMSVLKKAKEQGFIVY, from the coding sequence ATGGCCCGAGTTTGTGATCTGACCGGCAAGCGTACCCGCGTAGGCAACAACGTTTCGCACGCCAACAACAAGACCAAGCGCAAGTTCTACCCGAACCTGCAGAAGAAGCGTTTCTACATCCCGGAGCAAGACGCCTGGGTTACGCTCAAAGTTGCCGCCAGCACCATCCGTACCATCAACAAGAACGGCATCATGTCGGTCCTGAAGAAGGCCAAGGAGCAAGGCTTCATCGTGTACTAG
- a CDS encoding DUF5522 domain-containing protein yields MARSAPQPLQPGDYYLTPEGYMVFTEQYHLRRGTCCGNGCRHCPWQFGRDKKKPRPGRKTG; encoded by the coding sequence GTGGCCCGTTCCGCTCCCCAACCCCTCCAGCCCGGCGACTATTACCTGACCCCGGAAGGCTATATGGTTTTCACGGAACAGTACCATTTGCGGCGGGGTACCTGCTGCGGCAACGGCTGCCGGCACTGCCCTTGGCAGTTCGGGCGCGACAAAAAGAAGCCCCGTCCGGGCCGGAAAACGGGCTAA
- a CDS encoding LEA type 2 family protein, whose protein sequence is MAATFVRRHPVWTFILALLVVLLLGGGWAYFSTDKGKELLPTLENTSLSVNNITADRLQAQVKTDLRNHMPVTLQIDSLSYQTRVDGKLLAEGTKDKPTVMQGNAVSHLQLPMSVDLSNVKNTLKNSQQDCVDVQMTMNLYTRLPVAGPQKIPVNITKRVYLPKLPKVEVADVDVKDLGLKNGEAVVTLKVTNYNPFPVTVRRVSYDFRISDDMQVQGVEEKDVSFRKRGTELMPIHVKFEPKGLPKVAFKTLFKAKKTNYKLTGAAVIAAGQHNPKDMTMRFNSSGTLQDLKNIPKKGE, encoded by the coding sequence ATGGCCGCTACTTTCGTACGCCGTCACCCCGTCTGGACTTTTATACTGGCTCTGCTTGTGGTTCTATTGCTGGGCGGCGGCTGGGCCTACTTTTCAACCGATAAGGGCAAGGAACTGTTGCCGACCCTGGAAAATACTTCCCTCTCCGTTAATAATATTACCGCCGACCGTTTGCAGGCTCAGGTAAAGACGGATTTGCGCAACCACATGCCCGTAACCCTGCAAATTGATAGCCTAAGCTACCAGACCCGCGTAGATGGCAAACTGCTGGCTGAGGGTACCAAGGACAAGCCTACCGTCATGCAGGGCAACGCCGTCAGCCACCTGCAGCTTCCCATGTCCGTGGATTTAAGCAACGTCAAGAACACGCTCAAAAACAGCCAACAGGACTGCGTAGACGTGCAAATGACCATGAACCTGTACACCCGCTTACCCGTGGCCGGCCCCCAGAAGATTCCGGTGAACATCACCAAACGGGTGTACCTGCCCAAACTTCCGAAGGTGGAAGTAGCCGACGTAGACGTAAAAGACTTGGGGCTGAAGAACGGTGAAGCCGTTGTCACGCTGAAGGTGACCAATTACAACCCGTTTCCCGTCACGGTTCGGCGCGTGAGCTATGATTTCCGCATCAGTGACGACATGCAGGTGCAGGGCGTGGAGGAAAAGGATGTCTCGTTTCGTAAGCGCGGCACGGAGCTTATGCCCATTCACGTGAAGTTTGAACCCAAGGGGTTACCCAAAGTTGCCTTCAAAACCCTTTTCAAAGCGAAGAAAACCAACTACAAGCTCACCGGCGCGGCCGTAATTGCCGCCGGCCAGCACAACCCCAAGGACATGACCATGCGCTTCAATAGCAGCGGCACGTTGCAGGATTTGAAGAACATTCCGAAGAAAGGCGAGTAA
- the rocD gene encoding ornithine--oxo-acid transaminase: MQSAPTHPTADVLTSPSRSQELMALEDQYGAHNYHPLPVVLARGEGVHLWDVEGKHYYDFLSAYSAVNQGHCHPRIIGALTEQAQKLTLTSRAFFNDQLGPAEKQLCELFNYDKALLMNSGAEAVETALKLARKWGYQEKGIAPNQARILVAEHNFHGRTTGIISFSTDPDSTGGFGPYTPGYQVVPYDDLAALEEAVKDPHVCGFLVEPIQGEAGVMVPSEGYLAQAAAICKAHKVLFIADEIQTGLGRTGELLAVCYEGVHADILILGKALSGGVMPVSAVLARNEIMLTIQPGQHGSTFGGNPLACVVLRAALDVLLEEKLTENARVLGEVFRERMRRVQQQRPEVVELVRGKGLLNAVVIKPRPDGRTAWDVCVTLMERGVLAKPTHGDIIRFAPPLVITEEQLHEACDIIEQVIREF; this comes from the coding sequence ATGCAGTCCGCCCCCACCCACCCCACTGCCGACGTACTCACCTCGCCCAGCCGCAGCCAGGAGCTTATGGCGCTGGAGGACCAGTATGGGGCTCACAATTACCATCCGCTGCCCGTGGTGTTGGCCCGGGGCGAGGGCGTGCACCTCTGGGACGTGGAAGGCAAGCATTATTACGACTTCTTGTCGGCGTACTCGGCCGTAAATCAGGGCCACTGTCACCCGCGCATCATTGGCGCCCTCACGGAACAGGCTCAGAAGCTGACGCTTACTTCCCGCGCCTTCTTCAACGACCAATTGGGCCCGGCCGAAAAGCAGCTTTGTGAACTGTTTAACTACGATAAAGCCCTGCTGATGAACTCCGGGGCCGAGGCCGTAGAAACTGCCCTGAAGCTGGCCCGCAAGTGGGGCTACCAGGAAAAAGGTATTGCCCCGAATCAGGCCCGCATTCTGGTGGCCGAGCACAACTTCCACGGCCGCACCACGGGTATCATCTCCTTTAGCACCGATCCGGACTCCACTGGTGGCTTCGGCCCCTACACGCCCGGCTACCAGGTAGTACCCTACGATGATTTGGCGGCCCTGGAAGAAGCCGTGAAAGACCCGCACGTGTGCGGCTTCCTAGTGGAGCCCATTCAGGGTGAGGCCGGCGTCATGGTACCTTCGGAGGGCTACTTGGCTCAGGCCGCCGCTATTTGCAAGGCTCACAAGGTGCTGTTTATTGCCGATGAAATTCAAACGGGCCTGGGCCGCACCGGTGAGCTGCTGGCCGTGTGTTACGAGGGTGTGCACGCCGACATTCTAATTCTGGGCAAGGCCTTGAGTGGGGGCGTGATGCCGGTGTCGGCGGTGCTGGCTCGCAACGAAATCATGCTCACTATTCAGCCCGGGCAGCACGGCTCTACGTTTGGGGGTAATCCGCTGGCCTGCGTGGTACTGCGGGCCGCCCTGGACGTGCTGCTGGAGGAAAAGCTCACCGAAAACGCCCGCGTACTGGGTGAAGTATTCCGGGAGCGGATGCGCCGGGTGCAGCAGCAGCGCCCCGAGGTAGTAGAGCTAGTACGTGGCAAGGGACTACTCAACGCCGTGGTTATCAAGCCCCGCCCCGACGGCCGCACGGCCTGGGACGTGTGCGTGACCTTGATGGAGCGCGGCGTGCTCGCCAAGCCTACCCACGGCGACATCATTCGGTTTGCCCCACCCCTGGTTATTACCGAGGAACAGCTCCACGAAGCCTGCGACATTATTGAGCAGGTAATCCGGGAGTTCTAA
- a CDS encoding HdeD family acid-resistance protein, translating into MLQSVMYSNWWVMALRGLSAVLFGLLTFLMPGLTLLVLITLFGAYCLVNGVLTLITAFRGGRNQPRWWALVLEGAVSLVAGAVTLAWPDLTSLVLLYVVAIWALVTGLLQIGSAIRLRKHITGEWVLMAGGLLSVLFGLILMTRPIAGALVIAWWVGAYAFAFGILLAILAFRLRRQASHQGAAASAS; encoded by the coding sequence ATGCTACAATCAGTTATGTATTCAAACTGGTGGGTAATGGCCCTGCGCGGACTGTCGGCCGTGCTATTCGGCTTGCTTACTTTCCTGATGCCCGGCCTGACCTTACTGGTGCTGATAACCTTGTTCGGGGCATACTGCCTGGTGAATGGGGTGCTCACCCTAATCACGGCCTTCCGCGGGGGGCGCAACCAACCGCGCTGGTGGGCCCTGGTTCTAGAAGGGGCCGTCAGTTTGGTTGCTGGGGCCGTGACTTTAGCCTGGCCCGATCTTACCTCCCTGGTGCTTCTGTACGTGGTAGCCATCTGGGCCCTGGTAACCGGGCTGCTCCAGATCGGCTCGGCCATTCGGCTGCGCAAGCACATAACCGGGGAGTGGGTGCTGATGGCCGGGGGCTTGCTTTCGGTACTGTTCGGATTGATACTGATGACGAGGCCCATTGCGGGCGCCCTGGTTATTGCCTGGTGGGTGGGGGCTTACGCATTTGCCTTCGGGATTCTATTAGCGATACTGGCCTTCCGGCTGCGGCGGCAGGCCAGCCACCAAGGAGCAGCAGCTTCAGCCAGCTAA
- the hemB gene encoding porphobilinogen synthase, which translates to MPILPTHRPRRNRKSQVIRDMVQETRLTTHDFIYPIFITEGQNQQVAIKSMPGIHRFSVDRVIDEIGQCVELGIKSFAPFPQVNEVLKDRLARESANMEGLYLKTVAEIKRQFPEVVLMTDVAMDPYSSDGHDGIVDPDSGEILNDASLEVLGQMALAQARAGADIIGPSDMMDGRVAWIREVLDSNAFSHVSIMSYTAKYASAFYGPFRDALDSAPKKGDKKTYQMNYANRREALVELALDEQEGADMVMIKPALSYLDVIREVRNNTQLPVTAYNVSGEYAMVKAAAQQGWLDGEKTMMEVLTSIKRAGADAILTYFAKEAAEVLRRG; encoded by the coding sequence ATGCCTATTTTGCCTACGCACCGCCCGCGCCGCAACCGTAAGTCCCAGGTTATTCGCGACATGGTGCAGGAAACCCGCCTTACAACCCACGATTTTATTTACCCCATTTTCATCACCGAGGGACAGAACCAGCAGGTGGCCATCAAGTCGATGCCGGGTATTCATCGGTTTTCGGTTGATCGGGTTATCGATGAAATTGGTCAGTGCGTGGAGCTAGGTATCAAGAGCTTCGCGCCGTTTCCGCAGGTGAACGAGGTGCTAAAGGACCGGCTGGCCCGCGAGTCGGCCAACATGGAAGGTCTTTACCTCAAAACCGTAGCCGAGATTAAGCGGCAGTTTCCAGAGGTAGTGCTGATGACCGACGTAGCCATGGACCCCTATTCCAGCGACGGCCACGACGGCATCGTGGACCCCGACTCGGGCGAGATTCTCAACGACGCTTCCCTAGAGGTGCTGGGTCAGATGGCCCTAGCTCAGGCCCGGGCCGGTGCCGACATTATTGGCCCCTCCGACATGATGGACGGCCGCGTGGCCTGGATTCGGGAGGTGCTGGACAGCAACGCGTTTTCGCACGTGAGCATCATGAGCTACACGGCCAAGTACGCCTCGGCTTTTTACGGCCCTTTCCGCGACGCCCTGGATTCGGCCCCCAAGAAAGGCGACAAGAAAACCTACCAGATGAACTACGCCAACCGCCGGGAAGCCCTGGTTGAGCTGGCACTTGATGAGCAGGAAGGCGCTGATATGGTGATGATTAAGCCCGCCCTAAGCTACCTCGATGTCATTCGGGAGGTGCGCAACAACACCCAGCTGCCCGTCACGGCTTACAATGTATCGGGGGAGTACGCTATGGTGAAAGCAGCCGCTCAGCAGGGCTGGCTTGATGGGGAGAAAACCATGATGGAAGTGCTGACCAGCATCAAGCGGGCCGGGGCCGACGCCATTCTGACGTACTTCGCCAAAGAAGCCGCCGAGGTACTGCGCCGGGGTTAG
- a CDS encoding GNAT family N-acetyltransferase, protein MPTLRLATSSDVPAILALIRRVVPLMQAGGNQQWSADYPNEQVFQQDIARGHLWVAELHGAVAAVAALTHNDQDAEYAQADWDFAEPALVTHRLAVDPAAQGHGLAVALLEQAERLALAYGLRVLRVDTNSENQATQRLFPRLGYRYAGEITLAFRPGLRFFCYEKWVG, encoded by the coding sequence ATGCCAACGCTTCGGCTTGCTACCTCTTCCGATGTCCCTGCTATTCTGGCTCTTATCCGGCGAGTAGTGCCGCTGATGCAGGCCGGCGGTAACCAGCAATGGAGCGCCGATTACCCGAATGAGCAGGTGTTTCAGCAGGACATTGCTCGGGGCCACTTGTGGGTAGCTGAGTTACACGGCGCAGTAGCGGCCGTTGCGGCCCTCACCCACAACGACCAAGATGCCGAATACGCCCAAGCCGACTGGGATTTTGCGGAGCCGGCCCTGGTAACTCACCGCCTAGCTGTCGACCCCGCCGCTCAGGGCCACGGGCTGGCCGTAGCGTTGCTGGAGCAGGCCGAACGGCTGGCCCTTGCCTACGGTCTGCGCGTGCTGCGCGTAGATACCAACTCCGAAAATCAGGCCACGCAACGGCTGTTTCCGCGGCTGGGCTACCGCTACGCCGGCGAAATCACGCTGGCTTTCCGGCCGGGGCTACGGTTCTTCTGCTACGAGAAATGGGTGGGGTAA
- a CDS encoding APC family permease, protein MDQPPSTPAPASAPAPPTLHRRLGLVQATALNMIDMVGIGPFVTLPLVMGFMGPNFLLAWLVGAALSLVDGLIWSELGAAYPEAGGSYRFLKLAYGEQKWGRLMSFLYVWQTLVQAPLVVASGAIGFAQYFGYLVPLTEWWQPKLVSGGVVLLLLALLYRKIEDIGRLGVLLWLGVLGLMGWLILGGVTHATHPVAWLPAGGLGALPGVLLSAAMGQATVKTIYSYLGYYNVCHLGGEVREPHKIIPRSIFLSILGIMALYLLLNWSVGSVIPWAEASRSEFIVSTFVERIYGATAAKAATALVLWVAFASLFAVLLGYSRIPYAAAADGEFLPIFARTHPTKHFPHVSLLLLGGVGFVFSLLFKLGEVISAILAMRILVQFVGQAVGLVLLRRRRGTQGLPFRMPLYPLPVLVAVAVWLWVFLSIQDGIRLTLSQTVTLFLPFQVGALLMMAVGVGVFLLWSRQLRRWPFKK, encoded by the coding sequence ATGGATCAGCCTCCCTCTACCCCCGCACCAGCTTCGGCCCCGGCCCCGCCTACCCTGCACCGGCGGTTGGGGCTGGTGCAGGCTACGGCCCTGAACATGATTGATATGGTGGGTATTGGGCCCTTCGTGACGCTGCCGCTGGTCATGGGATTCATGGGACCTAACTTTCTGCTGGCCTGGCTGGTAGGCGCGGCTCTGAGCCTGGTGGATGGGCTAATCTGGAGTGAGCTGGGGGCGGCCTACCCCGAAGCCGGCGGCTCCTACCGCTTCCTGAAGCTGGCCTACGGGGAGCAGAAGTGGGGCCGGCTTATGTCGTTTCTCTACGTGTGGCAGACTTTGGTGCAGGCGCCGCTGGTAGTGGCCTCCGGAGCCATCGGCTTTGCCCAGTACTTCGGCTACCTCGTGCCCCTCACCGAGTGGTGGCAGCCCAAGCTGGTATCGGGCGGGGTGGTTTTGCTGCTGCTGGCTCTGCTCTACCGCAAGATTGAGGATATCGGGCGGTTAGGGGTGCTGTTGTGGCTGGGCGTGCTCGGACTCATGGGCTGGCTGATTCTGGGCGGGGTGACGCACGCTACCCACCCAGTAGCCTGGCTGCCGGCCGGTGGGCTGGGGGCGCTGCCCGGAGTCCTGCTTTCCGCCGCCATGGGCCAGGCCACGGTCAAAACCATTTACAGCTACCTAGGCTACTACAACGTCTGCCACTTGGGCGGCGAGGTCCGGGAGCCCCACAAAATCATTCCGCGCAGCATTTTCTTGAGCATTCTCGGAATTATGGCCCTCTACCTGCTCCTGAACTGGAGCGTGGGCTCCGTAATTCCGTGGGCCGAAGCCAGCCGTTCGGAGTTCATTGTCAGCACGTTTGTGGAGCGGATTTACGGCGCTACGGCGGCCAAAGCGGCTACGGCCCTGGTGCTGTGGGTGGCATTTGCTTCCTTGTTCGCCGTGCTGCTGGGCTACTCGCGCATTCCCTACGCCGCGGCCGCCGACGGCGAGTTTCTGCCCATTTTCGCCCGCACTCATCCTACCAAGCATTTCCCCCACGTTTCCTTGCTGCTGCTGGGTGGGGTAGGGTTTGTGTTCAGCCTGCTTTTTAAGCTGGGCGAAGTCATCAGTGCCATCCTGGCCATGCGGATTCTGGTGCAGTTTGTGGGGCAGGCCGTAGGGCTGGTACTACTGCGTCGGCGGCGCGGCACCCAGGGGCTACCCTTCCGAATGCCCTTGTATCCGCTGCCCGTACTTGTGGCCGTAGCCGTGTGGCTGTGGGTATTCCTGAGCATTCAAGACGGAATCAGGCTCACCCTGTCCCAAACGGTCACGCTGTTTTTGCCTTTCCAGGTGGGGGCCTTGCTGATGATGGCGGTAGGGGTAGGCGTGTTCCTACTCTGGAGCCGTCAGCTCAGGCGCTGGCCGTTTAAGAAGTGA
- a CDS encoding cation diffusion facilitator family transporter, whose protein sequence is MASQSSSKIAIYGAIGANVAIAISKFVAAFFTGSSAMLSEGIHSLVDSGNGLLILFGVHQAQKPANARHPFGRSKELYFWSLIVAILVFSVGGGMSFYEGIAHIKHPAPITDATWNYWVLGLSLAFEGISFFLAFREFNKSRGEAGFWATLGRSKDPSVFAILMEDSAALLGLVIALAGVYFGHMFQNPYFDGAASICIGVLLVSVAVFLIYKTKGLLVGEGVEEETLDALEALVRQQAGVEQTRRPLTMYLGPQDVILALDVDFHDHLSAVEVEKTVDELQDKIRATYPEFKRIFIEAHGLAGQQRTPLPPGPTSA, encoded by the coding sequence ATGGCATCCCAGTCCTCGTCTAAAATTGCCATTTACGGTGCCATTGGGGCTAATGTCGCCATTGCCATCAGCAAGTTTGTAGCGGCCTTCTTTACTGGTAGCTCGGCCATGCTTTCGGAAGGTATTCACTCCCTTGTAGACAGTGGCAACGGGCTGCTAATTTTGTTTGGGGTGCACCAGGCCCAGAAGCCCGCCAATGCTCGCCACCCTTTCGGCCGCAGCAAAGAGCTGTATTTCTGGTCGCTGATTGTGGCCATTCTGGTGTTTTCCGTGGGCGGGGGCATGTCATTCTACGAGGGCATTGCGCACATCAAGCACCCGGCCCCCATCACCGATGCCACCTGGAACTACTGGGTACTAGGCCTTTCACTGGCTTTTGAAGGCATTTCCTTCTTTCTGGCTTTCCGCGAGTTCAACAAAAGCCGCGGCGAGGCGGGCTTCTGGGCTACCCTGGGGCGCAGCAAGGATCCGTCGGTATTTGCCATTCTGATGGAGGACTCCGCAGCCCTGCTAGGATTGGTTATTGCCCTGGCTGGGGTGTACTTCGGACACATGTTCCAGAATCCTTACTTTGATGGGGCCGCTTCCATCTGCATCGGGGTGCTGCTGGTTTCCGTGGCCGTGTTCCTCATCTACAAAACCAAGGGCCTGCTTGTGGGCGAAGGGGTAGAAGAGGAAACCCTGGATGCCTTGGAAGCACTGGTGCGGCAGCAGGCCGGGGTTGAGCAAACTCGCCGGCCCCTGACCATGTACCTCGGCCCCCAAGACGTGATACTGGCCCTAGACGTTGATTTCCACGACCATTTGTCGGCCGTTGAGGTTGAAAAAACCGTAGACGAGCTTCAAGATAAAATCCGGGCCACGTATCCGGAGTTCAAGCGCATCTTTATTGAGGCCCACGGTTTGGCCGGCCAGCAGCGTACCCCGCTGCCACCCGGTCCTACCTCGGCCTAA